A window of the Zeugodacus cucurbitae isolate PBARC_wt_2022May chromosome 4, idZeuCucr1.2, whole genome shotgun sequence genome harbors these coding sequences:
- the LOC105211247 gene encoding cadherin-23, with product MRNSSPTSTHGCHLYSRSTASLLAALLLLLQLLEHGAHAQTQNQAPHFVPGSGDMSRFSLLENTPVGSPVYQLRGIDPEGSRLKYSISGPVFSVDRETGVVRLRQELDRETQDTIEVIISITDEGIYGTEPNTISLRREIPVRDYNDNHPTFIGRPYSASVSESLAVGGELEIKPRIIAIDRDEGINAILTIKCVQENDICDTFDVRAERISDGNYTARVTLKKSLDYESRPSYIMTVAASDGALDNRLTSFASVSINVVDVQDQPPIFTNAPYSATVAENTPAGVSVLTIKAVDGDVGIPRDITLSLDDEHFGHFELEPFGDPKEGTATLKTTNVPLDRENPEILQNGGVYVFTVRATELIDGQPQADYSTTRVTIVVTDVDDHIPEFNEDYFNISIPENLGKGMALPGLSVFVDDRDMGDNSRYELALRDVRNSKDIFTVSPKEAQGRTPVVVRVLNSTKLDYDVDDATLRQFEFELVASVNGEEKSKASVRVNLQDINDNAPIFEQNTYRFAVPENATMNEEFGVFKATDKDSNEFGKITYLLKGFGSDNFFVNPDTGGFHVQKPLDYEKQNSYSLTIVAKDGGGLESNAILYVDVLDVNDNYPIFESDEYTRIIREGTASFEPQFFIRAHDYDGPTQGGGRVKYAIVSENSISGNVFQIDEDSGEITLHKLAKSMDTERGEYELVISATDFGIPPLTNTTRVLIRVGISGNQRPIFKGHFQNIENVPVLGPPSYRVSIPENAPADYNVTMVSAHDPDGFDELLRYRIVGANDNFEIDEMSGLITVSPHAHIDRDANMDSFEITVNAVDAGTPIPETATTTVYVNVKDINDEKPKFEHASYAGYVSERTEVGESVLKVRAIDKDLFSKLEYSITGVVKATTKAGVSITNRSNYKPEEAFRIDSGTGEIFVNSTLRHDVAAVITFSVQVRDLNAEVDPEGQIDTAEITIYVQSFKDTNPVFNNKGWTSSKPVIHIVLKEEMPIDSALFILQAEDPVTQTAITSFQLVEPDELEYFQINERTGEIILRKRLDYEALEAGKTDFDFQIKATSADGQRSTITRVNITVENVNDNSPIFEESAYKATIIENKMHPEKVAHVRAIDKDAALNERDQRLGYHKIVYSLQGEYAELFEINSTTGEIVIAVNQTVDRERTPHIYLQVKAEDSPGRPTDAKQSTVDLTIDVLDVNDNAPEFSQKNYTGVIPENAPVDAFVLKVNADDPDDGPGGEVRYELLDEGDAKDLFKINAVSGEVKSKRELTGKGRSQPYELVIRAQDNGNQVPKQESLATDVPVIVYIGDVSANDGIPYFVAPKLGQMANVTENSAIGSPVFQVIASDPDNPNMPSGMLTYTILEDTADAESFAIDEKTGLITTLKSLDREEKDTYNIILEVSDDGQPRQSVTRILQITVIDVDDHLPHFVREVDAVPLTFSILEEEPEGTVVGNLSAIDEDIGANALIKYSILEGNNENVFVIERTEDNAAIIKTTRPIDRESVESYTLTVKCFKHSESFYSFVGDEYEPKDLSHIQVTIRVIDIDDNLPKFTHKDASIGIRINVPIDTVITTVQATDLDAEAPPIVYSIDNVTFVPQFYKRTRKIDSRPLKNLFTLNNRTGELRTGGSFSDYVDGYFQMKIRANNSERVKRHTFNNLKIFVIRDKSLLKFVFARPPSEIQGIIRPFQEKLQQKLKPLGLELHILDTQVLTRADYTLDFTATSSCFQMFKNGAAISLQEMQKLMHSEQMKQELFDTYVEYGVSEVELCTVRKPQVAASMMTSAGTWLVILAAFIGLAAIVAACTACCLKKKYKKHSKRSLQASRAPTEPYTVGMGVPTLYYSEPIYGPLS from the exons ATGCGGAATTCCTCGCCGACGTCAACCCATGGGTGCCATCTTTACAGTAGGAGCACCGCTTCACTATTGGCCGCCCTTCTGCTGCTGCTCCAACTCCTGGAGCATGGGGCGCATGCGCAGACGCAAAATCAAGCGCCACACTTTGTGCCCGGCAGCGGCGATATGTCACGTTTCAGCTTGCTCGAGAACACGCCAGTCGGCAGTCCGGTCTATCAGTTGCGCG GTATCGACCCGGAGGGCAGCCGCTTGAAGTACAGCATATCTGGGCCAGTGTTCTCAGTTGACCGTGAAACGGGTGTTGTGCGCCTACGACAAGAACTTGATCGCGAAACGCAAGACACCATCGAGGTGATCATTAGCATAACAGATGAGGGCATCTATGGCACCGAACCAAACACGATTTCATTGCGTCGCGAAATACCGGTGCGCGATTACAATGACAACCATCCGACCTTCATTGGGCGTCCCTATTCGGCAAGTGTTAGCGAATCGCTGGCGGTGGGCGGGGAATTGGAAATCAAACCACGTATTATTGCCATCGATCGTGATGAGGGCATCAATGCCATTTTGACCATCAAATGTGTACAG GAGAATGATATTTGTGATACGTTTGATGTGCGTGCGGAACGTATCTCTGATGGTAATTACACAGCGCGCGTCACGCTGAAAAAGTCGCTCGATTACGAAAGCCGTCCGTCATACATAATGACGGTGGCCGCGTCGGATGGCGCGCTGGACAACCGATTGACCTCATTCGCCAGTGTCTCGATCAACGTGGTTGACGTGCAAGATCAACCGCCAATCTTCACGAATGCGCCGTACTCTGCCACGGTGGCGGAGAACACACCGGCCGGTGTGAGCGTATTGACCATTAAGGCGGTTGACGGTGACGTTGGCATACCGCGTGACATCACCCTCTCGCTGGATGATGAGCATTTCGGTCACTTCGAGTTGGAGCCATTTGGCGATCCCAAGGAAGGCACCGCCACATTGAAAACCACAAATGTGCCATTGGATCGTGAGAATCCGGAGATATTGCAAAACGGCGGCGTGTATGTGTTCACCGTACGAGCCACAGAGCTGATCGACGGTCAACCGCAAGCGGATTACTCAACAACGCGCGTAACGATCGTGGTCACTGATGTGGATGATCATATACCAGAGTTCAATGAAGACTACTTTAATATTTCCATACCAGAGAACTTGGGTAAGGGTATGGCATTGCCGGGTTTGTCGGTATTTGTAGATGATCGTGATATGGGTGACAATAGCCGTTATGAGTTGGCATTGAGAGATGTTAGAAACTCGAAAGATATCTTCACAGTGAGTCCTAAAGAAGCACAGGGTCGTACACCGGTAGTTGTACGAGTACTAAACTCTACGAAGCTGGATTACGATGTTGACGATGCCACACTGCGACAATTTGAGTTCGAGCTAGTTGCTTCAGTGAATGGGGAGGAAAAATCAAAAGCGAGTGTTCGAGTCAATTTACAGGATATCAATGATAATGCGCCCATATTCGAACAAAACACCTACCGCTTTGCCGTTCCGGAAAATGCCACAATGAACGAAGAGTTCGGTGTGTTCAAGGCTACTGATAAGGACTCCAATGAGTTTGGCAAAATCACTTATTTGTTGAAAGGCTTTGGGTCCGACAACTTTTTTGTGAACCCGGACACTGGTGGTTTTCATGTGCAGAAGCCATTGGACTATGAGAAACAAAACAGTTACAGTTTGACAATTGTAGCCAAAGATGGTGGTGGTCTCGAGTCCAACGCGATTCTCTATGTAGATGTGCTCGATGTGAACGACAATTATCCAATATTCGAAAGCGATGAGTATACAAGAATTATTCGAGAAGGCACTGCGAGCTTCGAGCCTCAATTCTTTATACGTGCTCATGATTACGATGGACCGACGCAGGGTGGCGGGCGTGTTAAGTATGCGATTGTATCTGAGAATAGTATTTCGGGAAATGTCTTCCAAATTGATGAAGATAGTGGTGAGATAACTTTACATAAATTGGCAAAATCCATGGACACCGAACGAGGTGAATATGAGCTCGTGATCTCAGCAACCGACTTCG GTATCCCACCCTTAACTAATACAACACGAGTCTTAATAAGGGTTGGTATTAGTGGAAATCAGCGTCCAATATTCAAGGGACACTTCCAGAATATCGAAAATGTGCCAGTGCTTGGACCGCCTAGTTATCGTGTTTCAATACCAGAAAATGCTCCTGCTGACTATAATGTGACCATGGTTTCAGCACATGACCCCGATGGATTTGACGAACTCCTAAGATATCGCATTGTGGGAGCAAATGATAATTTCGAAATTGATGAAAT GTCCGGTCTTATTACCGTCTCTCCTCACGCGCATATCGATCGCGATGCCAACATGGATAGTTTTGAGATTACTGTAAACGCCGTGGATGCTGGCACACCCATACCGGAAACAGCCACCACCACGGTATATGTCAACGTCAAAGACATAAACGACGAGAAACCCAAGTTCGAACACGCCAGCTATGCGGGTTACGTGTCTGAGCGCACAGAAGTGGGTGAGAGTGTGCTCAAAGTGCGCGCTATCGACAAAGATCTCTTCTCCAAACTGGAATATAGCATCACTGGGGTGGTAAAAGCGACCACAAAAGCCGGTGTCAGTATAACGAATCGTAGTAACTACAAACCGGAGGAGGCCTTCCGCATTGATAGTGGAACAGGCGAAATATTTGTGAACAGCACGCTGAGGCATGATGTGGCAGCCGTGATCACATTCAGTGTACAAGTGCGCGATCTCAACGCCGAAGTGGATCCCGAAGGACAGATTGATACGGCGGAGATAACAATTTATGTACAATCTTTCAAAGACACAAACCCGGTGTTTAACAACAAAGGCTGGACCAGTTCGAAGCCGGTGATACATATTGTGTTGAAGGAAGAAATGCCAATCGACAGTGCTCTCTTTATACTTCAAGCTGAAGATCCCGTTACGCAGACAGCGATTACTAGCTTCCAACTCGTTGAACCCGACGAACTGGAATACTTTCAAATCAATGAGCGCACAGGAGAAATTATATTGAGAAAACGATTGGACTACGAAGCACTCGAGGCAGGTAAAACTGACTTTGACTTCCAAATCAAAGCCACTTCGGCCGATGGTCAGCGCTCAACGATCACCAGAGTTAATATAACTGTAGAAAATGTGAACGACAATAGTCCCATATTCGAGGAATCAGCTTATAAGGCAAcaatcattgaaaataaaatgcatccAGAGAAAGTGGCGCATGTTAGAGCGATTGACAAAGACGCCGCGCTCAATGAACGCGATCAACGACTCGGATATCACAAGATCGTGTATTCGTTGCAGGGCGAATACGCAGAGCTCTTTGAGATTAATAGCACCACCGGAGAAATAGTTATTGCCGTAAATCAGACCGTTGATCGCGAACGTACTCCACATATATATCTGCAAGTAAAAGCCGAGGACTCACCCGGACGACCTACAGACGCCAAACAGAGCACCGTCGACTTGACCATTGATGTGTTGGATGTCAATGACAATGCGCCGGAGTTTAGTCAGAAGAACTACACGGGTGTCATACCGGAGAATGCGCCCGTCGATGCATTTGTGCTGAAAGTTAACGCTGACGATCCTGATGATGGACCAGGTGGTGAAGTGCGATATGAACTGCTGGATGAGGGCGATGCAAAAGATTTATTTAAGATCAACGCAGTAAGTGGAGAAGTGAAAAGTAAACGAGAATTGACTGGTAAGGGCCGTTCACAGCCTTATGAATTGGTGATAAGGGCACAAGATAACGGTAATCAAGTACCGAAACAAGAGTCGCTGGCAACAGATGTGCCCGTCATTGTGTACATAGGCGACGTGAGTGCCAATGATGGTATACCATATTTTGTAGCGCCCAAATTGGGGCAAATGGCTAATGTGACAGAG AACTCTGCAATCGGTTCACCAGTGTTCCAAGTCATAGCGAGTGATCCTGACAATCCCAATATGCCTTCGGGTATGCTCACCTACACAATATTGGAAGACACAGCTGACGCCGAATCTTTTGCGATCGACGAGAAGACTGGTCTTATAACGACCCTGAAATCCTTGGACCGCGAAGAAAAGGACACATACAACATAATTCTAGAGGTGTCGGATGACGGGCAGCCACGACAGTCGGTTACACGGATATTACAAATTACAGTAATAGACGTAGATGATCACTTGCCACATTTTGTTCGCGAAGTT GACGCTGTGCCCCTGACTTTTAGCATACTTGAGGAAGAGCCTGAGGGTACGGTTGTGGGCAATCTCAGCGCCATTGACGAGGATATAGGCGCTAATGCACTCATAAAATACTCAATATTAGAAGGGAATAACGAAAATGTATTCGTCATTGAACGCACCGAGGATAACGCGGCTATTATCAAAACCACCCGACCAATTGATAGAGAATCAGTCGAATCATATACATTAACGGTGAAATGCTTCAAGCATAGTGAAAGCTTCTACTCATTTGTAGGCGATGAATACGAACCTAAAGATCTGTCTCACATTCAAGTGACCATCAGAGTGATCGATATAGACGACAATCTGCCGAAATTCACGCACAAAGACGCCTCCATTGGCATACGCATTAATGTGCCCATCGATACAGTTATAACCACAGTACAAGCGACTGATCTTGATGCCGAAGCGCCGCCGATAGTCTACTCCATCGATAACGTCACCTTCGTGCCACAATTCTACAAGCGTACGCGCAAGATCGACTCGAGACCGTTGAAGAACCTATTCACACTCAACAATCGAACCGGCGAGCTGCGTACAGGCGGCTCTTTCTCCGACTATGTAGATGGCTACTTCCAGATGAAGATACGCGCCAACAATTCGGAACGTGTGAAACGTCACACCTTCAACAATTTAAAGATTTTCGTTATACGGGACAAATCTTTGTTGAAATTCGTTTTTGCCCGACCACCGTCCGAGATTCAAGGCATCATACGTCCCTTCCAAGAGAAACTCCAACAGAAGTTGAAGCCGCTCGGTTTGGAACTGCACATACTCGATACACAGGTGTTGACACGTGCCGACTACACGTTGGACTTCACAGCGACCAGTTCGTGCTTCCAAATGTTCAAAAACGGTGCGGCGATCTCACTGCAAGAAATGCAGAAGCTCATGCATTCCGAGCAGATGAAGCAAGAACTCTTCGACACATATGTGGAGTACGGTGTGAGCGAGGTGGAGCTGTGTACGGTGCGTAAGCCGCAAGTCGCGGCGAGTATGATGACCTCAGCCGGCACTTGGCTAGTCATATTGGCGGCTTTTATTGGTCTGGCTGCCATTGTTGCGGCATGTACGGCCTGCTGCCTGAAGAAAAA ATACAAAAAACACTCGAAACGCAGCTTGCAAGCCTCACGCGCTCCCACAGAACCCTATACGGTGGGCATGGGTGTGCCCACGCTCTACTATTCGGAACCCATCTACGGTCCCCTGTCATAG
- the LOC105211236 gene encoding uncharacterized protein LOC105211236 encodes MFLKDLIPYAKLDTFREELLKQRNFVNLGLFTWIVGMLLMCIIFMSLMIVKVASTAEYNQNQTAALRTRNIQSYNPTSGDTTLPTVVQIDGQEVQLRTELPATHAVQPRTRPLRTPNHNKIDGLEEMRAQAHLQQQQQLQQYEQQQQQHEQEEKLHATGESTETAYLLERADVGVGGEAAGGGTSSVYEQPIYGTWRTKARRPQPIPFIGAAASGGGAPFNMGDEGRLNGIDSEYRPNANIGAGRQRQSMHLYEQLPRRSSTMTPVRSDLRDQIPRPPRLTSRQPSMLLSRRQYIDIPINSTFPNEEKPKPFHFPHDGPLPQEFKKAQEAHGDVRNIQDILHQLQLGSGPSKVPPMVMMPTGLHIAGSLRNLKSSGIANFFRGKRNKKQMQFSIPMPIPMNMQMMKPFPAPILNMMPHAPYQQRIAMDQIYPFKPRSPNDINLLALQLQSNLSKNKKKNKNNPIIANSNMMLQQFSNQRPYATDPYMTGYQPLLEMSDVQRAKMTRVPLKVNLDIYPMLPPTRDFKPSAFTFDEVKMSSSTRRPHTVRNPFLDHYSFPVMPSTAAYGFNHAYDQQGFAPFRFPSSTQPQLAPHMPQPSNMQITFPDQISKSQFQTPFMPLDISQHLPNSGGVSASGAPNGFKGNQNEIMVHLNLFPNQKQKALPPPTSNNPFYNPPQNINRNIIMEEGESLSPMEPRHQSRNSNSTNSPEQQISRSDSSEPEALVDFEHPIVAEEVTDLPHAEALVSNKLDVAENSTANYDRIGTHSSFQRRSDSASVEQLASEAQAASLFRFPVEDLIKFQVDDAL; translated from the exons ATGTTTCTGAAGGATCTGATACCGTATGCGAAATTGGATACTTTCAGAGAGGAATTGCTGAAGCAGCGTAACTTTGTAAACCTGGGCCTTTTCACCTGGATCGTCGGAATGTTACTCATGTGCATTATATTT ATGTCCCTGATGATAGTGAAGGTTGCATCCACTGCTGAATATAACCAGAACCAAACCGCAGCACTGCGCACGCGCAACATACAGAGCTACAACCCAACAAGCGGCGACACAACGCTGCCCACTGTGGTGCAGATTGATGGTCAGGAAGTGCAGCTGCGCACCGAGTTGCCAGCAACGCATGCGGTGCAGCCGCGAACGCGACCGTTGAGAACGCCAAATCACAACAAAATCGACGGCTTGGAGGAGATGCGCGCTCAGGCGCacttgcagcaacaacagcaactacaacaatacgaacagcaacaacagcagcatgaGCAAGAGGAAAAGCTGCATGCCACCGGCGAAAGCACCGAAACGGCGTACTTACTAGAGCGTGCCGATGTTGGCGTCGGTGGAGAGGCTGCTGGTGGCGGCACCAGTTCGGTATATGAACAGCCGATTTATGGCACATGGCGTACGAAAGCGAGACGACCGCAACCGATACCGTTTATTGGCGCCGCAGCTAGTGGTGGCGGCGCTCCATTCAATATGGGAGATGAGGGGCGGCTCAATGGTATTGACAGCGAATATCGGCCAAATGCGAATATTGGCGCTGGACGTCAGCGGCAATCCATGCATCTGTACGAGCAATTACCGCGACGTTCGTCTACAATGACTCCAGTGCGTAGTGATCTGCGTGATCAGATACCACGACCACCGCGTCTCACCTCACGACAACCTTCGATGTTGCTTAGCAGGCGTCAATACATCGACATACCGATCAATTCGACATTTCCAAACGAGGAGAAACCGAAACCCTTTCACTTTCCTCATGATGGTCCCTTGCCGCAGGAGTTCAAGAAGGCACAAGAGGCGCATGGCGACGTGAGAAATATACAAGATATATTACATCAATTACAGTTGGGAAGTGGACCGAGTAAAGTTCCGCCCATGGTTATGATGCCAACGGGCTTGCATATCGCCGGCTCACTGAGAAATCTCAAGTCAAGCGGAATAGCGAATTTCTTCCGTGGCAAACGAAATAAGAAACAAATGCAATTCTCCATACCCATGCCAATACCGATGAACATGCAAATGATGAAACCCTTTCCCGCACCCATCCTGAATATGATGCCCCATGCGCCGTATCAGCAACGCATTGCTATGGATCAGATTTATCCATTCAAACCACGTTCACCGAACGATATCAACCTGCTGGCCTTGCAACTCCAGAGTAATCtttcgaaaaacaaaaagaagaacaaaaacaatCCGATAATTGCAAACTCCAACATGATGTTACAGCAATTCAGCAATCAGCGCCCATACGCCACGGATCCTTACATGACGGGATATCAGCCATTGTTGGAGATGAGTGACGTTCAGCGAGCAAAAATGACACGAGTGCCCCTCAAAGTTAACCTCGATATCTACCCGATGTTACCTCCCACAAGGGATTTCAAACCTTCTGCTTTCACCTTCGACGAAGTAAAAATGTCGTCGTCCACCCGCAGACCACATACCGTTCGCAATCCCTTTCTCGACCACTACTCTTTTCCAGTGATGCCTTCTACGGCCGCCTATGGTTTCAACCACGCATATGACCAACAGGGTTTTGCTCCATTTAGATTTCCATCGTCTACGCAGCCCCAACTAGCGCCTCACATGCCGCAACCGAGCAACATGCAAATCACTTTCCCCGACCAAATTTCAAAGTCTCAATTCCAAACACCCTTCATGCCACTCGACATTTCACAACACTTACCTAACTCAGGCGGCGTGAGTGCCAGCGGCGCGCCAAATGGCTTTAAAGGCAATCAGAATGAAATAATGGTTCACCTGAATCTTTTCCCGAATCAGAAGCAGAAAGCACTACCGCCACCCACTTCCAATAATCCATTTTATAATCCACCACAAAATATAAATCGTAATATAATAATGGAGGAGGGAGAATCTCTGTCACCGATGGAGCCTCGTCATCAGTCGCGTAACTCGAATTCAACCAATTCACCGGAGCAGCAAATTTCGCGCAGTGACAGCTCCGAACCCGAGGCTCTGGTCGACTTTGAACATCCTATTGTGGCCGAGGAAGTGACCGATCTGCCGCATGCCGAAGCTTTAGTAAGCAACAAGTTGGACGTCGCGGAGAATTCTACCGCTAATTATGATCGCATCGGTACACACAGCAGCTTCCAACGTCGCAGCGATTCGGCGAGTGTCGAACAGTTGGCATCGGAGGCTCAAGCTGCTTCGCTCTTTCGTTTCCCCGTGGAGGATTTGATCAAGTTTCAAGTCGACGATGCGTTGTAA
- the LOC105211228 gene encoding uncharacterized protein LOC105211228: MRSAFIVLALCVAGIWAEASTDTLLRKARAAQGYDYPPPSIPFPEPTRPPPVVTRPPAPKTTRPPPPPVTRPPPTYLPPTNKPQPPAPKPTTRPPPPPVTRPPAPKTTRPPPPPVTRPPPTYLPPTNKPQPPAPKPTTRPPPPPVTRPPAPKTTRPPPPPVTRPPPTYLPPTNKPQPPAPKPTTRRPAPPPTYLPPTNKPQPPAPKPTTRPPPPPVTRPPAVERTTYVYNVPQNPLTYPPPTNKPQPPAPKPTTRPPPPRTTRPPAPVTRPPPTYLPPTNKPQPPAPKPTTRPPPPPVTRPPAPKTTRPPPPVTRPPPTYLPPTNKPQPPAPKPTTRPPPPVTRPPPPRTTPGPTYLPPTNKPQPPAPKPTTRPPPPPVTRPPAPKTTRPPPPVTRPPPTYLPPTNKPQPPAPKPTTRPPPPVTRPPPPKTTRPPPPVTKPPPTYLPPTNKPQPPAPKPTTRPPPPVTRPPPPRTTPGPTYLPPTNKPQPPAPKPTTRPPPPPVTRPPAPKTTRPPPPVTRPPPTYLPPTNKPQPPAPKPTTRPPPPKTTRPPPPVTKPPPTYLPPTNKPQPPAPKPTTRPPPPVTRPPPPRTTPGPTYLPPTNKPQPPAPKPTTRPPPPVTRPPAPKTTRPPPPPVTRPPPTYLPPTNKPQPPAPKPTTRPPPPVTRPPAPKTTRPPPPVTRPPPTYLPPTNKPQPPAPKPTTRPPPPVTRPPAPKTTRPPPPVTRPPPTYLPPTNKPQPPAPKPTTRPPPPPVTRPPAPKTTRPPPPPVTRPPPKDEGYKYPVPRIPFEF, encoded by the exons AGGAGCGCTTTTATTGTTTTGGCGCTTTGCGTCGCCGGAATCTGGGCTGAAGCCAGCACGGATACACTTTTG AGAAAGGCACGTGCTGCTCAAGGTTATGATTACCCACCACCCTCTATACCATTCCCCGAGCCAACGCGGCCACCACCAGTGGTGACCCGTCCACCAGCACCGAAGACAACTCGTCCACCACCCCCACCGGTGACACGTCCACCACCAACATACTTGCCACCCACCAACAAACCACAACCTCCGGCACCTAAGCCAACAACTcgtccaccaccaccaccggtgACGCGTCCACCAGCACCGAAGACAACTCGTCCACCACCCCCACCAGTGACACGTCCACCACCAACTTACTTGCCACCTACCAACAAACCACAACCTCCGGCACCTAAGCCAACAACTcgtccaccaccaccaccggtgACGCGTCCACCAGCACCGAAGACAACTCGCCCACCACCCCCACCAGTGACACGTCCACCACCAACTTACTTGCCACCCACCAACAAACCACAACCACCGGCACCTAAGCCAACAACTCGTCGTCCAGCACCACCACCAACTTACTTGCCACCCACGAACAAACCTCAACCACCGGCACCTAAGCCAACAACTcgtccaccaccaccaccggtgACACGTCCACCAGCAGTTGAGCGTACCACATATGTCTACAATGTACCACAAAATCCATTGACATATCCTCCACCAACCAATAAACCACAACCACCTGCACCAAAACCAACAACTCGTCCACCACCACCGAGAACAACTCGTCCTCCAGCGCCAGTGACCAGACCACCCCCAACTTATTTGCCACCCACCAATAAACCACAACCTCCAGCACCAAAACCAACCACTcgtccaccaccaccaccagtgACTCGTCCACCAGCACCGAAGACAACCCGTCCTCCACCTCCAGTGACGAGACCACCACCAACATACTTGCCACCCACCAATAAACCACAACCTCCAGCACCAAAACCAACCACCCGTCCACCACCACCAGTGACTCGTCCACCACCACCAAGAACTACACCCGGACCAACATACTTGCCACCCACCAACAAACCTCAACCTCCAGCACCAAAACCAACCACTcgtccaccaccaccaccagtgACTCGTCCACCAGCACCGAAGACAACCCGTCCTCCACCTCCAGTGACGAGACCACCACCAACTTACTTGCCACCCACCAATAAACCACAACCTCCAGCACCAAAACCAACCACCCGTCCACCACCACCAGTGACTCGTCCCCCACCACCGAAGACAACTCGTCCTCCACCTCCAGTGACGAAGCCACCTCCAACTTACTTGCCACCCACCAACAAACCACAACCACCAGCACCTAAGCCAACAACTCGTCCACCACCACCAGTCACTCGTCCCCCACCACCAAGAACTACACCAGGACCAACATACTTGCCACCCACCAACAAACCACAACCTCCAGCACCAAAACCAACCACTcgtccaccaccaccaccagtgACTCGTCCACCAGCACCGAAGACAACCCGTCCTCCACCTCCGGTGACGAGACCACCACCAACTTACTTGCCACCCACCAATAAACCACAACCTCCAGCACCAAAACCAACCACCCGTCCACCACCACCGAAGACAACTCGTCCTCCACCTCCAGTGACGAAGCCACCTCCAACTTACTTGCCACCCACCAACAAACCACAGCCACCAGCACCTAAGCCAACAACTCGTCCACCACCACCAGTCACTCGTCCCCCACCACCAAGAACTACACCTGGACCTACATACTTGCCACCCACCAACAAACCACAACCTCCAGCACCAAAACCAACCACCCGTCCACCACCACCAGTGACTCGTCCACCAGCACCAAAGACAACTCGTCCTCCACCCCCACCAGTGACCCGTCCACCACCAACGTACTTGCCACCCACCAACAAGCCACAACCACCAGCACCAAAACCAACCACCCGTCCACCACCACCAGTGACTCGTCCACCAGCACCGAAGACCACCCGTCCTCCACCTCCAGTGACGAGACCACCACCAACATACTTGCCACCCACCAACAAACCACAGCCACCAGCACCTAAACCAACCACCCGTCCACCACCACCAGTGACTCGTCCACCAGCACCGAAGACAACCCGTCCTCCACCTCCAGTGACGAGACCACCACCAACTTACTTGCCACCCACCAACAAACCACAGCCACCAGCACCTAAACCAACCACCcgtccaccaccaccaccagtgACTCGTCCACCAGCACCCAAGACTACACGTCCACCACCCCCACCAGTGACTCGTCCACCACCCAAGGATGAGGGCTACAAATACCCCGTGCCAAGAATTCCTTTCGAGTTTTAG